One window of Cystobacter fuscus DSM 2262 genomic DNA carries:
- a CDS encoding inositol monophosphatase family protein, giving the protein MSDESPATLRRIAEEGARLAGRLLAERFHGERTIEYKGGIDLVTDADRAAEAAVLGFIRQHYPHHAVLAEESGASQGSGIRWIVDPLDGTTNYAHQVPHFCVSVGVEGPDGLLAGAIYEPMLEELFSAARGQGATLNGRALKVSGCTEFSRALLCTGFPYDVHHKPEGPLGMLRRFIVRAQGMRRMGSAALDLAYVAAGRFDGYFEFGLKPWDEAAGALLVQEAGGVMLRIDGAPYQVGYGDVLACAPGLAPQFVAESKGLLADIGWSPRAFQP; this is encoded by the coding sequence ATGTCCGATGAGTCGCCGGCCACGTTGCGCCGTATCGCCGAGGAAGGTGCTCGTCTGGCGGGCCGCCTGCTCGCCGAGCGTTTCCACGGTGAGCGCACCATCGAATACAAGGGGGGCATCGATCTGGTCACCGACGCGGACCGCGCGGCGGAGGCGGCGGTGCTCGGCTTCATCCGCCAGCACTATCCCCACCACGCGGTGCTGGCCGAGGAGAGCGGTGCCTCGCAGGGCTCGGGCATCCGGTGGATCGTGGATCCGCTGGATGGCACCACCAACTACGCGCACCAGGTGCCGCACTTCTGCGTGAGCGTGGGGGTGGAGGGGCCGGACGGACTGCTCGCGGGCGCCATCTACGAGCCGATGCTCGAGGAGCTCTTCTCCGCGGCGCGGGGGCAGGGGGCGACGCTCAACGGACGCGCGTTGAAGGTGTCGGGGTGCACGGAGTTCTCGCGCGCCCTGTTGTGCACGGGCTTTCCCTATGACGTGCACCACAAGCCCGAGGGGCCGCTGGGGATGTTGCGGCGCTTCATCGTCCGGGCGCAGGGCATGCGGCGCATGGGCAGCGCCGCGTTGGATCTGGCGTACGTGGCGGCGGGGCGCTTCGACGGCTACTTCGAGTTCGGCCTCAAGCCCTGGGACGAGGCGGCGGGAGCGCTGCTCGTGCAGGAGGCGGGTGGGGTGATGCTGCGCATCGACGGGGCGCCGTACCAGGTGGGCTACGGGGACGTGCTCGCGTGCGCGCCGGGCCTGGCGCCGCAGTTCGTCGCCGAGAGCAAGGGCCTGCTCGCGGACATCGGTTGGAGCCCCCGCGCGTTTCAGCCCTGA
- the mglB gene encoding gliding-motility regulator GTPase-activating protein MglB: MGTQLVMYEEEFTKINAVCDRLTKDANAKVVFLVDKNGQLISSAGQTQNIDTTSLASLTAGNVAAMGGLAKLIGENEFPHQFHEGAKDSLYMTIVGSRVVLVVIFDNRTSLGLVRLRIKKASDELTKIFESLVKKTDGPGVGSPFAEISDDDIDNLFSE; the protein is encoded by the coding sequence ATGGGCACGCAATTGGTGATGTACGAAGAGGAGTTCACCAAGATCAACGCGGTTTGCGACCGGCTGACCAAGGACGCGAACGCGAAGGTGGTGTTCCTCGTCGACAAGAACGGTCAGCTCATCTCTTCCGCGGGGCAGACCCAGAACATCGACACCACGTCACTGGCCTCGCTGACGGCCGGCAACGTGGCGGCGATGGGCGGCCTGGCCAAGCTGATTGGCGAGAACGAGTTCCCCCATCAGTTCCACGAGGGGGCCAAGGACTCGCTCTACATGACCATCGTGGGCAGCCGCGTGGTCCTGGTCGTCATCTTCGACAACCGCACGAGTCTCGGCCTGGTGCGCTTGCGCATCAAGAAGGCCAGCGACGAACTGACCAAGATCTTCGAGAGCCTCGTGAAGAAGACCGATGGTCCCGGTGTCGGCTCTCCGTTCGCCGAGATTTCCGACGACGATATCGACAACCTCTTCAGCGAGTAA
- the recR gene encoding recombination mediator RecR, translating to MTPDPLNRLVAQLAKLPGIGEKTAQRLAFHILRAPGEYAMDLSQAIREVKEKVHLCGRCFSLTDTHLCGFCQDQRRDDRVVCVVESFADLMALERTREFKGRYHVLHGVLSPLDGVGPEQLRIKELLERLGDGRVEEIILATNPDVEGEATALYLTRLLKPAGIRVSRIAQGLPMGGDLEYADQATLAKALSARRDL from the coding sequence ATGACGCCTGATCCTCTCAACCGCCTGGTCGCCCAGCTCGCGAAGCTCCCCGGCATCGGGGAGAAGACCGCCCAGCGCCTCGCCTTCCACATCCTGCGCGCCCCGGGCGAATACGCCATGGACTTGTCGCAGGCCATCCGCGAGGTGAAGGAGAAGGTGCACCTGTGTGGCCGGTGCTTCTCCCTCACCGACACGCACCTGTGCGGCTTCTGCCAGGACCAGCGGCGCGATGACCGCGTGGTGTGCGTGGTGGAGTCCTTCGCGGACCTGATGGCCCTGGAGCGCACGCGCGAGTTCAAGGGGCGCTACCACGTGCTGCACGGCGTGCTCTCGCCGCTGGACGGCGTGGGGCCCGAGCAGCTGCGCATCAAGGAGCTGCTCGAGCGGCTCGGGGACGGGCGGGTGGAGGAAATCATCCTCGCCACCAATCCGGACGTGGAGGGCGAGGCCACGGCGCTCTACCTCACGCGCCTGCTCAAGCCCGCGGGCATCCGCGTGAGCCGCATCGCCCAGGGTCTGCCCATGGGAGGGGACCTCGAGTACGCCGACCAGGCCACGCTCGCCAAGGCCCTCAGCGCCCGGCGCGATCTCTAG
- a CDS encoding glycosyltransferase family 39 protein yields the protein MTVPAPLPPLAATPEPVSDVTAHQGGAPAWGPWVGAGVALLPALLAVAQLGRIHPDEVYQLLEPAWFRTHGYGVLAWEWRVGLRNWAAPLVASGLLRLASLLGLTHPVAYRALLAVPQVALHGWMLWAAYRFAERRVGPRGGLLAMLAMGLYGPVLVFAGRTLGESLSAAFLVVAMEALDRPERSARGGLVGGAALGLAVVVRYGSAVMVLMALAWLVGARRWRTLAWTCLAGGVVAVGLGVLDQVTWGRPFHSFLAYVDFNVLSGQAARQFGASPPSYYLGPWLRGLPGWIWLVAPLAWAAWRQRPSLSLPGLCAVGYFAALLFTAHKEERFLYPGLLLLVLAAAPVAAGFVVSRGATAWRAVGGALLLLTAVVPGVFLLSEDLRGDQFRAIVSATRDEGTRGLLIVNEGLWGAGGFFYIGKNIPWMTCDWPQDANFQRAMRDARFNRAVTFDGRALAELQAAGFQVMGRVGRETLLTRP from the coding sequence ATGACCGTTCCCGCGCCGCTGCCCCCACTTGCCGCCACCCCTGAACCCGTGTCCGACGTGACCGCCCACCAGGGGGGCGCGCCAGCGTGGGGTCCATGGGTGGGGGCGGGCGTGGCCCTGTTGCCGGCGCTGCTCGCGGTGGCGCAGCTCGGGCGCATCCACCCGGATGAGGTGTACCAGTTGTTGGAGCCGGCCTGGTTCCGGACCCACGGCTATGGCGTGCTGGCATGGGAGTGGCGCGTGGGCCTGCGCAACTGGGCCGCGCCCCTGGTGGCCTCGGGGCTCCTGCGCCTCGCCTCGCTGCTGGGCCTCACGCACCCGGTGGCCTACCGGGCCCTGCTCGCCGTGCCGCAGGTGGCCCTGCACGGGTGGATGTTGTGGGCCGCGTACCGCTTCGCCGAGCGGCGCGTCGGACCTCGAGGCGGACTGCTCGCGATGCTCGCCATGGGCCTCTATGGCCCGGTGCTCGTCTTCGCGGGCCGCACGCTGGGGGAGTCGCTCTCCGCCGCCTTCCTGGTGGTGGCCATGGAGGCGCTGGACCGTCCGGAGCGCTCCGCGCGCGGGGGCCTGGTGGGCGGAGCGGCCCTGGGACTGGCGGTGGTGGTGCGCTATGGCTCGGCGGTGATGGTGCTGATGGCGCTCGCCTGGCTGGTGGGGGCCCGGCGGTGGCGGACCCTCGCCTGGACCTGCCTCGCGGGAGGTGTCGTCGCCGTGGGGTTGGGAGTGCTCGACCAGGTGACGTGGGGCCGGCCCTTCCACTCGTTCCTGGCCTACGTCGACTTCAACGTCCTCTCGGGTCAGGCGGCGCGCCAGTTTGGTGCCTCGCCCCCCTCCTACTACCTGGGGCCCTGGCTGCGCGGCCTGCCCGGGTGGATCTGGCTGGTGGCCCCCCTGGCCTGGGCGGCCTGGCGCCAGCGGCCCTCCCTGTCCCTGCCGGGGCTGTGCGCGGTGGGCTACTTCGCCGCGCTCCTCTTCACCGCCCACAAGGAGGAGCGCTTCCTCTACCCGGGGCTGTTGCTGCTCGTGCTGGCCGCCGCCCCAGTGGCCGCGGGCTTCGTGGTGTCTCGCGGGGCGACGGCCTGGCGAGCGGTGGGGGGCGCGCTGCTCCTGCTCACCGCGGTGGTGCCGGGCGTCTTCCTGCTCTCGGAGGACCTGCGCGGGGACCAGTTCCGGGCCATCGTCTCGGCCACCCGGGACGAGGGCACCCGGGGCCTGCTCATCGTCAACGAGGGGCTGTGGGGCGCCGGGGGCTTCTTCTACATCGGCAAGAACATCCCCTGGATGACGTGCGACTGGCCCCAGGACGCGAACTTCCAGCGGGCCATGCGGGACGCGCGCTTCAACCGCGCCGTCACCTTCGACGGCCGGGCGCTCGCCGAACTCCAGGCGGCGGGCTTCCAGGTGATGGGGCGGGTGGGGCGCGAGACGCTGCTCACGCGGCCCTGA
- the mglA gene encoding gliding-motility regulator Ras-like GTPase MglA, with translation MSFINYSSREINCKIVYYGPGLCGKTTNLQYIYNKTAAETKGKLISLSTETDRTLFFDFLPLSLGEIRGFKTRFHLYTVPGQVFYDASRKLILKGVDGVVFVADSQVERMEANMESLENLRINLAEQGYDLNKIPSVMQYNKRDLPNAVSMEEMHKTLNARNIPEYQAVAPTGVGVFDTLKAVAKLVLTELKKGG, from the coding sequence ATGTCCTTCATCAACTACTCGTCTCGCGAAATCAACTGCAAGATCGTCTACTACGGTCCCGGGTTGTGCGGGAAGACGACGAACCTGCAGTACATCTACAACAAGACCGCCGCGGAGACGAAGGGCAAGCTCATCTCGCTCTCCACGGAGACGGACCGCACGCTCTTCTTCGACTTCCTGCCGCTGTCGCTCGGGGAGATCCGCGGCTTCAAGACGCGCTTCCACCTGTACACGGTGCCCGGTCAGGTCTTCTACGACGCCAGCCGCAAGCTCATCCTCAAGGGCGTGGACGGCGTGGTGTTCGTGGCCGACAGCCAGGTCGAGCGCATGGAGGCCAACATGGAATCGTTGGAGAACCTGCGCATCAACCTGGCCGAGCAGGGCTACGATCTGAACAAGATCCCCTCCGTCATGCAGTACAACAAGCGCGACCTGCCCAACGCGGTCTCGATGGAGGAGATGCACAAGACGCTCAACGCGCGCAACATCCCCGAGTACCAGGCGGTGGCGCCCACGGGCGTGGGCGTGTTCGACACGCTCAAGGCCGTGGCCAAGCTGGTGCTCACGGAGCTCAAGAAGGGCGGCTAG
- the mpl gene encoding UDP-N-acetylmuramate:L-alanyl-gamma-D-glutamyl-meso-diaminopimelate ligase translates to MADDNGNVLDTLSPGAVRRIHLIGVAGTGMGSFAGMLKAAGYDVTGSDENVYPPMSDMLRAWGIQALTPYKPENLDVARPDLVIVGNVIRRVNPEATAVREQRLPQMSFPAALGSLFLEHSHSVVVAGTHGKTTTSSLMAHVLVEAGRDPSFLVGGVTQNYAGNYRVGKGAHFVVEGDEYDTVYWDKGSKFLHYRPKTAILTSVEFDHADIFRDLPHYESTFDKFVRLIPKDGRLVVCAAYPNAVKLAQACPGEVITYVAREGAEADYTPRNVRFGPEGARFEVVERGSVLGTALVTLSGMHNVENTLSVIAAARGLGLSFEEICRGLASFQGVKRRQEVRAEVGGILVVDDFAHHPTAVRETIAAIRHRYPERRLWAIFEPRSNTSRRNIHQEDYAHAFTGAARASLKVPERHDKVPTDQELDVPRVIEALKAQGIAADSTVDVPSLVERVARESQPGDVLLVMSNGAFGGFIDKLLTALRARMGEG, encoded by the coding sequence ATGGCTGACGACAACGGCAACGTCCTCGACACCCTCTCTCCCGGCGCGGTGCGCCGCATCCACCTCATCGGCGTGGCCGGCACGGGCATGGGCTCGTTCGCGGGCATGCTCAAGGCCGCGGGCTACGACGTCACCGGCAGCGACGAGAACGTCTACCCGCCCATGAGCGACATGCTGCGCGCCTGGGGCATCCAGGCGCTCACGCCCTACAAGCCGGAGAACCTCGACGTGGCCCGGCCGGATCTGGTCATCGTCGGCAACGTCATCCGCCGGGTGAACCCCGAGGCCACCGCCGTGCGCGAGCAGCGCCTGCCGCAGATGAGCTTCCCGGCCGCGCTGGGCTCGCTCTTCCTCGAGCACTCGCACTCGGTGGTGGTGGCGGGCACCCACGGCAAGACGACCACGTCCTCGCTGATGGCCCACGTGCTGGTGGAGGCGGGGAGGGATCCGTCCTTCCTCGTGGGCGGCGTCACCCAGAACTACGCGGGCAACTACCGGGTGGGCAAGGGCGCGCACTTCGTCGTCGAGGGCGACGAGTACGACACCGTCTACTGGGACAAGGGCTCCAAGTTCCTGCACTACCGGCCCAAGACGGCCATCCTCACGAGCGTGGAGTTCGACCACGCGGACATCTTCCGCGACCTGCCGCACTACGAGTCCACCTTCGACAAGTTCGTCCGGCTCATCCCCAAGGACGGCCGGCTGGTGGTGTGCGCCGCGTACCCCAATGCGGTGAAGCTCGCACAGGCCTGCCCAGGTGAGGTCATCACCTATGTGGCGCGCGAGGGCGCCGAGGCCGACTACACCCCGCGCAACGTGCGCTTCGGCCCCGAGGGCGCGCGCTTCGAGGTGGTGGAGCGCGGGAGCGTGTTGGGCACCGCGCTGGTGACGCTCTCCGGCATGCACAACGTGGAGAACACGCTGAGCGTCATCGCCGCGGCGCGGGGGCTGGGCCTGTCGTTCGAGGAGATCTGCCGGGGGCTCGCCAGCTTCCAGGGCGTGAAGCGGCGCCAGGAGGTGCGCGCGGAGGTGGGCGGCATCCTCGTGGTGGACGACTTCGCGCACCATCCCACGGCGGTGCGCGAGACGATCGCCGCCATCCGCCACCGCTACCCGGAGCGCCGGTTGTGGGCCATCTTCGAGCCCCGCTCGAACACGAGCCGCCGCAACATCCATCAGGAGGACTACGCCCACGCCTTCACCGGCGCGGCGCGCGCGAGCCTCAAGGTGCCCGAGCGCCATGACAAGGTGCCCACGGACCAGGAGCTGGACGTGCCTCGCGTCATCGAGGCGCTCAAGGCCCAGGGCATCGCCGCCGACTCCACGGTGGACGTGCCCTCGCTCGTGGAGCGCGTGGCGCGCGAGTCCCAGCCCGGCGACGTGTTGCTCGTCATGAGCAATGGCGCCTTCGGGGGCTTCATCGACAAGCTGCTCACCGCGCTGCGCGCTCGGATGGGGGAGGGCTAG
- the tadA gene encoding tRNA adenosine(34) deaminase TadA produces the protein MSLDEAFMQQALALAREAAGLGEVPVGAVAVHDGKVIGTGFNRREIDRNPLAHAEIFAMDAAAKALNAWRLSGVTLYVTLEPCAMCAGALVQSRVTRLVFGTPDPKAGAVGSLYNLAEEPRHNHRLQVTSGIMADECRQVLKDFFERLRAKKRDK, from the coding sequence ATGAGTCTGGACGAAGCTTTCATGCAGCAGGCGCTCGCGCTCGCGCGGGAAGCCGCTGGACTCGGGGAGGTTCCTGTCGGCGCGGTCGCGGTCCACGATGGCAAGGTCATCGGTACGGGCTTCAACCGGCGCGAGATCGACCGCAACCCCCTGGCGCACGCGGAAATCTTCGCGATGGACGCGGCGGCCAAGGCCTTGAACGCCTGGCGGCTATCCGGTGTCACCCTGTACGTGACGTTGGAACCCTGCGCGATGTGCGCGGGAGCGCTGGTTCAATCTCGGGTTACCCGGCTGGTTTTCGGAACCCCGGATCCCAAGGCGGGCGCTGTCGGCTCGCTCTACAACCTGGCCGAGGAGCCCCGGCACAATCACCGGCTCCAGGTCACGAGTGGCATCATGGCGGACGAGTGCCGCCAGGTTTTGAAGGACTTCTTCGAGCGGTTGCGCGCGAAGAAACGCGACAAGTGA
- a CDS encoding TlpA family protein disulfide reductase gives MRSIRLLLASLALSGCVSAMPPLTESALRTSQAGLGRGEPLEFTVKRHPGGEPYSLSEDRGSVVLIDVWATWCEPCRDALPLYQELARHYGARGLKVYALNVDEDVRAVPAFLEETKVALPVLLDTQAAVADKVLRVRGLPTLVLVDRKGYVRYMHEGFAEEYLMKYQSEIEELLSEQ, from the coding sequence ATGCGTTCCATTCGACTCCTGCTGGCCTCGCTCGCCCTGTCCGGTTGTGTCTCCGCGATGCCGCCGCTCACCGAGTCCGCGCTGCGCACCTCCCAGGCGGGCCTGGGGAGGGGCGAGCCGTTGGAGTTCACCGTCAAGCGCCATCCCGGGGGAGAGCCCTACTCGCTCTCCGAGGACCGGGGGAGCGTGGTGCTCATCGACGTGTGGGCGACCTGGTGCGAGCCCTGCCGCGACGCGCTTCCCCTGTACCAGGAGCTGGCCAGGCACTATGGCGCGCGGGGCCTGAAGGTCTACGCGCTCAACGTGGACGAGGACGTGCGCGCCGTGCCGGCCTTCCTGGAGGAGACGAAGGTGGCGCTGCCCGTGCTACTCGACACGCAGGCGGCGGTGGCGGACAAGGTGCTGCGGGTGCGCGGCCTGCCGACCCTGGTGCTGGTCGATCGCAAGGGGTACGTGCGCTACATGCACGAGGGCTTCGCCGAGGAGTACCTCATGAAGTACCAGAGCGAGATCGAGGAGTTGCTGTCGGAGCAGTGA
- a CDS encoding cyclic nucleotide-binding domain-containing protein: MEKLAVVSSSPLFEMLSSAELARLAELSEHRRYSAGDVVFEEGERGDSLYLIARGEVELTRRDGGGVSRPLTVLGAPGFFGEMSLIDLEDRSATVRARTDTELLRLTTEHLATFRQQHRDGFTFLVLNIARILSARVREANARLSARQG, from the coding sequence ATGGAGAAGCTGGCCGTCGTGTCGTCATCGCCGTTGTTCGAGATGCTCTCCAGCGCGGAACTCGCCCGCCTGGCCGAGCTGTCCGAGCACCGGCGCTACTCCGCCGGGGACGTGGTGTTCGAGGAGGGTGAGCGCGGAGACAGCCTCTACCTCATCGCCCGGGGAGAAGTGGAGCTGACGCGGCGGGATGGCGGCGGCGTGTCCCGGCCCCTCACGGTGCTCGGCGCGCCGGGCTTCTTCGGGGAGATGAGCCTCATCGATCTCGAGGACCGCTCCGCCACCGTGCGGGCGCGCACGGACACGGAGCTGTTGCGGCTCACCACCGAGCACCTGGCCACCTTCCGGCAGCAGCACCGCGACGGCTTCACCTTCCTCGTGCTCAACATCGCGCGCATCCTGTCGGCCCGGGTGCGCGAGGCCAATGCCCGGCTGTCCGCCCGTCAGGGCTGA
- a CDS encoding YbaB/EbfC family nucleoid-associated protein encodes MPGIDLNYFIRQANKLTEKIEQRKKELAEETVEAQAGDGRVKVVANCVQEVRSIKIDKSLVDPNDLGLLEDLVTAAVNAALASSREKMQRELGKISGGVKIPGVT; translated from the coding sequence ATGCCCGGCATCGACCTGAACTACTTCATCCGTCAGGCCAACAAGCTCACGGAGAAGATCGAGCAGCGCAAGAAGGAGTTGGCCGAGGAGACCGTCGAGGCGCAGGCCGGCGACGGCCGGGTCAAGGTGGTGGCCAACTGCGTGCAGGAAGTGCGCAGCATCAAGATCGACAAGTCCCTGGTGGACCCGAACGACCTGGGCCTGCTGGAGGACCTGGTGACCGCCGCCGTCAACGCTGCCCTGGCGAGCAGCCGCGAGAAGATGCAGCGGGAGTTGGGCAAGATCTCGGGCGGGGTGAAGATCCCCGGTGTTACGTGA
- the dnaX gene encoding DNA polymerase III subunit gamma/tau has product MSYLVLARKWRPQTFDDMTGQEHVVRTVANAIKMDRVAHAYLFCGPRGVGKTTAARLLAKALNCEKGPTANPCDTCQACREIAAGTSVDVAEIDGASNNGVENVREIRENAKYLPQRDRHKIYIIDEVHMLSGAAFNALLKTLEEPPGHVKFIFATTEAHKLPDTILSRCQRHNFRRIPAKVMLDRLKYICEQEKVAISERALSMVVRQSEGGMRDSLSLLDQIFSACGANPSDEAVADALGAIDRTVVQDFAEALVRKDAKRVLERVEEVFNRGTDLKRLTEELALQLRHLFVAKTLGEAPTELAETERTALSALAKDADAAQISRLFDIVHGCVWEVSRAAQPRLALEMALLKAIQLSPAGSIPDLLARVDRLAAGLGAEDGHKVAPGAPGGRSSPANFRAH; this is encoded by the coding sequence ATGAGCTACCTCGTTCTCGCCCGTAAATGGCGCCCGCAGACTTTCGACGACATGACCGGCCAGGAGCACGTGGTCCGCACCGTCGCCAACGCCATCAAGATGGACCGGGTGGCGCACGCCTATCTGTTCTGCGGACCACGAGGCGTGGGCAAGACGACCGCCGCCCGTCTGCTCGCCAAGGCCCTCAACTGCGAGAAGGGGCCCACCGCCAACCCCTGTGACACCTGCCAGGCGTGCCGGGAGATCGCCGCGGGCACCTCGGTGGACGTGGCGGAGATCGACGGCGCCTCGAACAACGGCGTGGAGAACGTCCGGGAGATCCGCGAGAACGCCAAGTACCTGCCGCAGCGCGACCGGCACAAGATCTACATCATCGACGAGGTCCACATGCTCTCGGGGGCGGCGTTCAACGCGCTCCTCAAGACGCTGGAGGAGCCGCCCGGCCACGTGAAGTTCATCTTCGCGACCACCGAGGCGCACAAGCTCCCGGACACCATCCTCTCGCGCTGCCAGCGCCACAACTTCCGGCGCATCCCCGCCAAGGTGATGCTCGATCGGCTCAAGTACATCTGCGAGCAGGAGAAGGTCGCCATCTCCGAGCGGGCGCTCTCCATGGTGGTGCGCCAGTCCGAGGGCGGCATGCGCGACTCGCTCAGCCTCCTGGATCAGATCTTCTCCGCCTGTGGCGCCAACCCCAGCGACGAGGCCGTGGCCGATGCCCTGGGCGCCATCGATCGCACGGTGGTGCAGGACTTCGCCGAGGCCCTGGTGCGCAAGGACGCCAAGCGCGTGCTCGAGCGCGTGGAGGAGGTCTTCAACCGCGGCACGGATCTCAAGCGGCTCACGGAGGAGCTCGCCCTGCAGCTGCGCCACCTCTTCGTGGCCAAGACGCTGGGCGAGGCCCCCACGGAGCTCGCCGAGACCGAGCGCACCGCGCTCAGCGCGCTCGCCAAGGACGCGGACGCGGCGCAGATCTCCCGGCTCTTCGACATCGTGCACGGGTGCGTGTGGGAGGTGTCGCGCGCGGCCCAACCCCGGCTCGCGCTGGAGATGGCACTGCTCAAGGCCATCCAGCTCTCGCCCGCCGGCTCCATCCCGGACCTGCTCGCGCGCGTGGATCGTCTCGCCGCCGGCCTGGGCGCCGAGGACGGCCACAAGGTAGCCCCTGGAGCGCCCGGAGGTCGCTCCAGCCCGGCCAACTTTCGCGCCCACTGA
- a CDS encoding protein kinase domain-containing protein has product MLRRKLAEGGMAEIFLARRADGQDGAREVVIKRIRQALVGQPDFLEMLRQEGRLATQLVHSHLVRVYEQGSVEGRAYLCMEWLAGEDFSTLVRLASLRREFMPVPLVLRVLADAARGLHYAHDFVDASGQPLNIVHRDVSPSNLYVTFEGQVKVLDFGVAQAGGAATRPGEMKGKVIYMAPEQALGGAVDRRADVFSLGVCLYEALTHVRPFARERDAAVLDALREGDFPRPRALRPELSPELEAVVLKAMAPAPARRHGSAAEFADALERLLAREYPPATPAQLAAYLRASVGEERYREKTFVPPFDPSGKGGGSKVVRSPMVTGAPRRRPGPPGGWLPWAAGALALSLVGGGAVLFSRPASAPVLPPVEGPTSAAQVTPSPAPEALPDAGTQPPSPPPEPAGKETPRTRQAGRGSSRQASVPGKGKVPASLEVADVQRVVTRNRASYLPCFERHKEDLRADEGEVRMRFTIQPSGRAETSTQGALAERPLGKCLEQRLNRLRFPAHRGDAVTVVLPLGYRVTR; this is encoded by the coding sequence GTGCTCCGGCGCAAGCTGGCCGAGGGCGGAATGGCGGAGATCTTCCTCGCCCGGCGCGCGGACGGACAGGACGGGGCGCGTGAGGTCGTCATCAAGCGGATCCGGCAGGCGCTGGTGGGCCAGCCGGACTTCCTGGAGATGTTGCGCCAGGAGGGCCGCCTGGCGACGCAACTGGTCCACTCCCACCTGGTGCGCGTGTACGAGCAGGGGAGCGTGGAGGGCCGCGCCTACCTCTGCATGGAGTGGCTCGCCGGCGAGGACTTCTCCACCCTGGTGCGCCTGGCGAGCCTGCGCCGGGAGTTCATGCCGGTGCCCCTGGTGCTGCGGGTGCTCGCCGACGCGGCGCGCGGGCTGCACTACGCACACGACTTCGTCGACGCCTCGGGCCAGCCGCTGAACATCGTCCACCGCGATGTGTCGCCCTCCAACCTGTACGTGACGTTCGAGGGGCAGGTGAAGGTGCTGGACTTCGGCGTCGCCCAGGCGGGAGGGGCCGCCACGCGCCCGGGAGAGATGAAGGGCAAGGTCATCTACATGGCGCCCGAGCAGGCCCTGGGCGGCGCGGTGGACCGGCGCGCGGATGTCTTCTCGCTGGGCGTGTGCCTCTACGAGGCCCTCACCCATGTGCGGCCCTTCGCCCGGGAGCGCGACGCGGCGGTGCTGGATGCGCTGCGCGAGGGGGACTTCCCGCGGCCGCGCGCCTTGCGGCCCGAGCTGTCCCCGGAGTTGGAGGCGGTGGTGCTCAAGGCGATGGCCCCCGCGCCCGCGCGCCGCCATGGCTCCGCCGCCGAGTTCGCCGACGCGCTCGAGCGGCTGCTGGCGCGGGAGTACCCTCCGGCGACCCCCGCCCAGCTCGCCGCGTACCTGCGCGCGAGCGTGGGCGAGGAGCGCTACCGGGAGAAGACGTTCGTCCCGCCGTTCGACCCGTCCGGCAAGGGGGGCGGCTCCAAGGTGGTGCGCTCTCCGATGGTCACGGGCGCTCCGCGACGGAGGCCCGGGCCGCCGGGCGGGTGGCTGCCGTGGGCCGCCGGGGCGCTGGCGCTGAGCCTGGTGGGCGGGGGGGCCGTGCTCTTCTCGCGCCCGGCCTCCGCCCCGGTGCTTCCCCCCGTCGAGGGGCCGACCTCCGCGGCGCAGGTGACACCGTCCCCGGCACCCGAGGCCCTCCCGGACGCGGGGACGCAACCCCCTTCGCCTCCCCCGGAGCCCGCCGGGAAGGAGACGCCCAGGACACGGCAGGCGGGGCGGGGCTCCTCCCGGCAAGCGTCCGTGCCGGGCAAGGGCAAGGTGCCCGCCTCGTTGGAGGTCGCGGACGTCCAGCGCGTGGTGACGCGCAACCGGGCGAGCTACCTGCCATGCTTCGAGCGGCACAAGGAGGACCTGCGCGCGGACGAGGGCGAGGTGCGGATGCGCTTCACCATCCAGCCCTCGGGCCGGGCGGAGACGAGCACCCAGGGGGCTCTGGCGGAGCGTCCGCTGGGCAAGTGCCTGGAGCAGCGGTTGAACCGGTTGCGCTTTCCCGCGCACCGGGGTGACGCGGTGACGGTGGTGTTGCCGCTGGGCTATCGCGTCACGCGCTAG